A single region of the Changchengzhania lutea genome encodes:
- a CDS encoding energy transducer TonB, whose translation MKQCFALLALLVYFNTFSQNIDFYEKPPVFPSCEYIDILVLQACFDTQVYETIYDNFKVPNIALEDNYKGEMVILFEVDKEGRFRVVYVDAMYQELKEEAIRVFALFPKIQPATYNGRATFKQYSIPINIPLVRQSVITQQLSKTNKGVVDIQHAITELDSINESLIEFTNNRYSSQLNIPFVHDDYARFDRQMNSVGTNSHTASKPFLYDDVSKYYDFDAEKKKLNKKTSNWAGERLWNTHLVQLQTKDYWFTLDPIFDLQVGTDSDAEFNSTYNNTRGILIQGGLGKKLNFYASVFESQGRFAQYVNTYAESLKAFGADPAIIPGRGIAKRFKTDSYDYPVDEAYLSYTPAKFINIQFGHGKNFIGDGYRSLLLSDVTSPHPFLKLNTKFWKIKYTNTFMWLKDVRPEVTEGGAFLTKYIANHYLSWNVSKRFNLGLFESVVWSNLNDRGFDVNYLNPIIFYRAIEFETGQDAGNAILGATAKYKWNNNINLYGQFILDEFSLNDIKAGEKSWKNKFGYQLGVKYFDAFKVKNLLLQFEYNRVRPYTYSHNTIATNYGHNNQSMAHLWGANFSEAILIGRYHKNRWFANAKFIFGSRGLDFNDGTDNFSYGADIYRNYNDRPFDTGVEVGQGIKTKIFNANLQGGYVINPASNLKIFSDLTFRNFNPEALSAITFKSNTVWFSVGLRTDLFNWYFDY comes from the coding sequence ATGAAGCAATGTTTTGCTCTACTAGCTTTACTTGTTTATTTCAATACATTTTCACAAAATATTGATTTTTACGAAAAGCCTCCTGTATTCCCATCATGTGAATATATAGATATTTTAGTGTTGCAAGCATGTTTTGATACTCAGGTCTACGAAACTATTTATGACAATTTTAAAGTGCCTAATATAGCTTTAGAAGATAATTACAAAGGCGAGATGGTTATCCTTTTTGAGGTCGATAAAGAAGGGCGCTTCAGAGTAGTGTACGTGGATGCCATGTATCAGGAATTAAAGGAGGAAGCCATCCGCGTATTTGCATTGTTTCCAAAAATTCAACCAGCCACCTATAATGGAAGAGCAACATTTAAACAATATTCCATTCCCATTAATATTCCTTTAGTAAGACAATCAGTGATTACTCAGCAGCTATCAAAAACGAATAAAGGCGTTGTGGATATTCAGCATGCAATAACAGAACTTGATAGTATAAACGAATCGTTAATTGAATTTACCAATAACCGGTACTCAAGTCAGTTAAATATTCCATTTGTACATGATGATTATGCTAGATTTGACAGACAGATGAATAGCGTTGGCACCAATAGTCACACAGCTTCAAAACCTTTTTTATATGATGATGTTTCAAAATATTATGATTTTGATGCTGAAAAGAAAAAGCTAAACAAGAAAACATCTAATTGGGCAGGTGAAAGACTATGGAATACCCATTTAGTGCAATTACAAACAAAGGATTATTGGTTTACGCTTGATCCTATTTTTGATTTACAAGTTGGAACCGATTCCGACGCGGAGTTTAATTCAACATATAATAATACAAGAGGGATTTTGATTCAGGGTGGGCTAGGAAAGAAATTGAATTTTTATGCCTCTGTTTTTGAAAGTCAAGGGCGGTTTGCGCAATATGTAAATACCTACGCAGAAAGTTTAAAAGCCTTTGGTGCAGATCCTGCTATTATACCAGGCAGAGGTATTGCCAAACGTTTTAAAACAGATTCGTATGACTACCCTGTGGACGAAGCTTACCTGTCATATACGCCAGCAAAATTCATAAATATCCAATTTGGGCATGGTAAAAATTTTATTGGCGATGGATATCGCTCATTACTGTTAAGCGATGTTACAAGTCCGCACCCATTTTTAAAGTTAAACACCAAATTCTGGAAAATTAAATATACGAATACCTTCATGTGGTTAAAAGATGTACGACCAGAAGTGACTGAAGGTGGAGCATTTCTAACCAAGTATATCGCAAACCATTATTTGAGCTGGAACGTGTCCAAAAGATTTAATTTAGGACTGTTTGAATCTGTGGTCTGGTCAAACTTAAACGATAGGGGTTTTGATGTTAATTATTTAAATCCCATTATTTTCTACCGTGCCATTGAGTTTGAAACTGGTCAAGATGCCGGAAATGCCATTTTAGGAGCTACGGCAAAATATAAGTGGAATAATAATATCAATCTATACGGTCAGTTTATTCTGGATGAATTTTCACTTAATGATATCAAAGCAGGTGAAAAAAGTTGGAAAAATAAATTTGGGTATCAATTAGGGGTAAAATATTTTGATGCTTTTAAAGTAAAAAATTTATTACTTCAGTTTGAGTACAATAGAGTACGGCCATATACCTATTCACACAATACGATCGCTACAAATTATGGGCATAACAATCAATCCATGGCACATTTATGGGGTGCTAATTTTAGTGAAGCCATTCTTATAGGTCGCTATCATAAAAACCGTTGGTTTGCGAATGCCAAATTCATTTTTGGGTCTCGTGGCCTAGATTTTAATGATGGCACTGATAATTTTAGTTACGGTGCCGATATATACAGAAATTATAACGATAGGCCTTTTGATACTGGTGTAGAAGTAGGTCAAGGGATCAAAACCAAAATATTTAATGCCAACCTGCAAGGGGGTTATGTAATAAACCCTGCGTCTAATTTGAAGATTTTTTCAGACTTAACGTTTAGAAATTTTAATCCAGAAGCCCTTAGCGCTATAACGTTTAAAAGTAATACCGTTTGGTTTTCTGTAGGCCTTAGAACGGATTTGTTTAATTGGTATTTTGATTATTAA